CTGCGAATGCGGAAATGGCGTTACACAGCCGCATATACATGGGGCATCCCCATGGAGTGAAACTGTTAcacagaataaaaataaatcaaaaatGGGATAAGTAAAAAAACAGAGAGACGCAATTTCCTGCTGCATGAAGTTAAACAGTTGCCTTATACATGTGTTATGAAATGTTGTGTTGCATCTGTGAAACGGGGGCACACCCCGTAATAAAGCGTAATACAGGGTAGTATATCGTAGTACAGAGTAGTAGTGCGGTCTGCTCTGTACTCCTGCGAAAATTTTTGCTTGGTGCGACATGCCATATAACAACCAACCCGTATACATGCACACCTGGTGACAATGGCGCCTGGTTAACAAAATTTACACACCCAGAGAAGTATGCAACTTCAACGAACAGTTCGCGGCAAACGGAAAATGCATACAGTACATGTACCTTTTACATGTGCTagttggcaaaaaaaaaaaaaaaattaaaggttTCCCATTCAGCAAACcaaaactggaaaaaaagcTGCACTGGAAGCGTCCAAAACAATTTTATCATCTTTGTGTACCACTACAACGCGGGAACGCttgtaaaataaatttattttttgccatGGACTATTAAAAGGCGATCGCTTTTCCCTACGCAgtgtatgttttttcctgcacTTTTACCTCTTCGCAGTTTTGCCTTGCCATCCCGAAAACAGTTTGAAAAGGTAAAATTATGAGGTCAGTATGAATGCACACCTTTGCTGTTCAGGATCTGGTATACATAATAAGCAACCATCTATGTAACAAACACATAAGCGTAATGGGACATCGCAACTGTGCATGCGAAGAAGAAACTGTTGTTCTGTATTGACATGACATACACGTGTTTAGTTTGCACTTGTAGCGTATGATTGACACGCTTACGTATGTGCAACTATACGTACACGCCGGCAcctttatgtacatatgtgcgtGAATGTAGCAGACGACATAGCTTGGCACAAGTTTACCACTAAACCTGGAAGATACACTTTACCTGCGGTTcacacacaatttttattttgccacGAACGGGACATCATCTTACGGATCGTATGTTCCTCTTGTCAGTCACATCTTAttgccaatttttaaaaacgtcGTTCACTCCAATGTCTACACTTAAGCGTTCCTTATATATCATTAAGTGcatgtaacaaaaaaataaaatatatcgtACATGTCATTTTggacttcaaaaaaaaaaaaaaaaaaaaaaaaatgtcttccTCGAAAGAACAATTACAACTTTGTCTTGGCAATTTGTGGCCACCATTTAGGACACCTTTTTAGGCAAATCATGGtttgcagaaaaaagaaaaagaatgtttaaaatatgaaaaacgGTCCAACCGTCTCactattacaaaaaaatgcattttcgAGTAGGTAGCTAAAATGAAGCAACCAAGATGGTTCATTTTGATGAGAGAAAATTAAGCACGTCATGGGGTTAAATAAACAACGTGTGGACAGCATTATGCACATCGTAATAACAGgggtattttattatttttttttaatttttatgcaTAGATAACACTATCGCATGGTGAATAACTTTTAGAGATTGAAAACTTCATAGAAGGTTTTGCGACGAACGTTGTGTAGCCATAAATCCCTTGGCACAAATTCACAACGTTAAGAATATAACAAAAATCATGCACTGTTATAAACGTGTGTGTGGAGGCATTCCCCCTTTGAATAAGTCAATTTATTTGCGTATTTTGTACTCCCTTAAATTTCCCAATTGGGTTTCATTCCCGTTTCGATGTGGTGTGTCAGGTGCCCTGTATATGAGATGAGACATTCcgcaaaaaatgtgcaacgGAAAGTTACAACATTGATGAAGTGACCAGGTGGTGGAATGTGGGTACGTCGATTGAACACACAAAGAGGTGTACATATGCAGATATTTTGCGCGCATGTTATTATGTTATCGAAGATGTCGGCGAATGGGGAGTTTACCCAAAAGGGTTATGGGAGTAAcgtaatggaaaaatggacgTTATGCCCACTTTGTTGTCCTGTCATGGTGCGTCGAGCCAAATGGAGCTTCACAATTACGCAGGTTTTAGTTTACAACGTGGATGaagtacgcatatatatatatatatatatatattcttcctctAAAGTAGATTCTTTGCAACAAtttaagtattttttttttttcctggttGGTCTCTCAAGAATGttacatttttatgaatCTTTCACTTTCTTAAATTAGCTATTCGACGctagaaaggggaaggatcaTAAAAAGTtggtggcaaaaaaaaaaaaaaaaaaaagagaagggttTATAGTAATAATAGAATTATAAAgaatgtatgtatttatatatgcacatgggGTGACTGATTACACTTTCCAGTGGAACAAGACAGAGAAAGTAGCAACACCCTTTTCCCCATGGCAAAATGGGTGCATAAACACtcagaaaaaatgcaaaaacatATGTAGTACACgtgaaaagaacaaaaagaaaaattaggaCTCAATAACTGTGTTTATGTCCTTGTATATTTTATCTAATGGTCCCTTTTCCCTAATAAATTTGCAGCTGACTCCATCTGatattattcttccttttttcttatattcCTGATATTGATCTTTAGAAAAGTTCGTGAATCCCCATTTGTTGCTAACAAAAACTTTTTGTCTACCTGGGAATTTATATTTGGCCCTTCTCAATGCCTCACATGCTTTTgcaataaaattttctttagtTCTTATGGAGAGGAGAACTTGTCCAATGTCAACCCTTGCAACAACACCGTTGGGTTTTCCAAAGGCACCTCTCATACCTGTTTGTAGCCTATCAGCACCAGCGCACGAcaacattttatttattctgaGCACATGGAAGGGGTGGACTCGTACTCTTAAGTGGAAGTTATCCTTACCGCAATTCGTAATCATATATTTGTTTGCACTAATACGTGCTGCTTCCAATGCCTCTGAGGATATTTGCTCATATTCGTATGACACCAGGTGAACAACTCCACTGAATTCATTTACGTCtgccttcttccttcccatgTCGTAAATTCTTATCTTGGGATCTGGTACACCTCTGCAGTATCTACTTTTGGGGTATGGTTTGTTTTTGCAGTAACGGTAGCATCTCGCTGGTCTTCTTCCCATCTGGTTCGTAGGAAAATTAACatgggggaaagaaaaaaaaaaaaaaaaatgtgattaCAACACAGTGAAGAAATTGTAGTTGCATTCCACTTAGCTTGTAATAACAACTTGCGCGTTGATGATAAGCGTGTTTGTGGGAAAACTTCCCCGCGCAGTATCAaaaactttccttccccttaacaATTGCACGATATTGCCATACGCTCAGTGTAACCACGTACATACTTCCGCAAGTATATACTCGTGAttgtatattttcttttttccaaacaAGCAAATGCCTGTTCACTACGCGTAAGTGAAGCGTTTGCTTCGGGAGGGGAAGGTTTCCATGTACATGCTGCGCAAGTAAGGTACATATGGATATGTACGCTTACGGCGTGTTAACAATAATCtttcaacaatttttttccttttagctCGTATTACCTTGTCGAAGGATATGATACACTTAGAGATTTCTGGCAAGTATTCAGTGGAAAGGTCCGCTAGGCTAATTCGTTGCTTAgggatttacaaaaatgctGTTCGCCCGTTGGGTTTTCTTATATTTGTTCGAACGTTTCGTTGGCGTACTTtgttcgtatttttttttttttttttttttttgttgtttctttttgtttactcaatttattcatatatatgtattcgtATGTTCCTGCGGTAATAAAAGTGTTACATCACTGAAGTGTTAATGCagtaacgaaaaaaaaaaaaaaataataaaatactgTAACTTACGACGAAatagaggaaaaattgtagaagaaaaaattataaaaaagcaaagaataaaaaaagaaaaaaaaaaaggagtgaaaAGTGAAACGGAAACGAAAATATGCAAGCGTATGCAAATGCGAGGCGAACAAATGGCAATATATTCAACAAAGCCAAAGGAACTAAACCCCAAACGAACGAAATGAACGAAGTACGCAGAAAGTTAGaggtgaaaattaaaaattcttcCTCGTCGGGCCATACGTGCGGGGAGATCACGTGGTGAATTGGTTCAAGCGAGAAACTGCAAACCCCAGTAATCTCCCTACAGTTCCATATAAAAGTATGCACAGCgttatgtatataattatgGGGGCATAAACAAATattggtggaaaaaaaatgccccttttttttctttttttttttttttttttttttgtcgcaAAGTTCCCCGTTTTTTAAATCCTGTGTTATGAGGGCTATATATGCGTAAAACACCTGACTTACTGCGCGTGCACCGGTAAAGcaagctttttcttttttttcttttcgcctATAAAAGTAACCAGTGTGGAAAAGGGCTGGTTCCaaccattcttctttttgacaattttttccccccccacgCACTGCTTATTATTTTATCTCATCCGTTTTGTTTTCTGCAAAAGTGAAGAGATGATAAGTATATTATTACTTTGCACAAGTTggttaaggagaaaaaattatccacaaaatttatgtttttttttttttttttttttttttttttcccctttctcctttctttttcacgtTATACAACAATATGGCAGATTTTTTGTGACCTCTTTGGAATGAACAATCTTAAAGTGCACAGGATACGCAGGTCCCCGTGACCCCCTTTAGTTCCTTCTCCCacagaaaggaaattttaaaaaaatcaatcGGTCTCCAATTCCTTTTGTTCTCGTGCGTAGGTAAAGTGCACAAATGCAGGTAGTATTACATATATTTCTACGTGAAGTTCTCAATTTTATGTTGCCTTAATCCGTACAACGCCAACAGAGGGTTAACGCCGTGAAATGTTGTCGCACAGGAGCAAATGGCCTTGCTTGCTAGAACATGCGCCGCAGCAACCTGAAGGAGGTTTGTGCGAATCAACTTTTTGCCTATGCAATTAATACCTTTtttgagggagaaaaaaaaagtagcatcCCTCGGAAATGGGAGGAGTTATAAACAGGCTGGATGTATAAGCACCAACATGAGCATaaacactttttcttcttttatttttttaacatatcGACAAAAACAGCGGTAGTGCATGAGGGAGCTTAAGTGATaaccttattttatttttcacatgcAAACTAAATTTACTACTTAAAGAGAATATTCCAAAATTTCTGTTACCTCCACAGCCTTTTGCAACTTTCTGGCGAAATGTGTATTCCCCTGCATGAGGGTTTCACGACTTGTTTACGCATTGTTGTCGGAAGTAAAATGCATTGGCTATATTTCGCACACGGCGTAACGTCCAACAGTAGTGTGTTACTCTACCTTTaatataacaaaaatgaaaatgctgATTTGTTGGCAAGtggaaccttttttttttttttttttttttttttttttgtctcacTATTCTCACAAGTGGTATTTATAGACGAACGACTTCATGCCAGTCTTTACCTGGAAAGTTTGTGTAATTCTGCGCACGTTGAAGGGTTCACAGCAATGAGGTAGATCAAACGAATAGGTACACAATAACGTATTGCGAAGTATTTGTAGATATGTGCGTAAAATTTTGTGCATATATTACACATAATAATGTTGATTGTTTTGCTTTGAAACAATCTTATGCCGATTTATGAGACCCCGCAGGATAAACTGCAAATGAGAAATTCACAGCTGTGTTGATCCAATTACGCAATTATATCTACTTATACGTGCGTCACATAGATAATTGCCTGCTTAGCAAATTGGTCCACTCGCCTAAGCCGCGTGTGTGCGTAGCAGTGCATATAACTTTGCTTTTCTAAACAGTTAATAAAGTACCTCCCTTCGCAAGGGGATCTCCCCATTTGGAATGGGAGAAGCCTTATCGTGACCGAATAAAAAGCAGAACTTGGAAGGTGAGCCCCCAATAAGGTGCTATTTCCAAGTtgatcaaaaaatatatttacatgaaCGATGCAAATAGCCTGAATTCgccaagaaaaaagaaaaggaaaaagaaaaagaaagaaagtaaCAAATTCGAATGATCTACATGATGTTGTTTACTCTCTGTGTGTTTCCCCTTATGCGAAAgtgcaaatatattttcctacGTATTATGAACAGCTACTGTGCTAATGTATTTTGTGGGTGGCGGCAAAGTTTTTATTGGTTCGCCAATTTGGAGGTTTGCACCCGAGGAATTGGAATTTTATTGTGATAAGGTATTCATATCGTGATACACCTAAAGGGGCGCGTCTTCTACTTGGAGACAAAAATGCTGAATGTACAGAGTTACTATCATCTTACTCTACATTTGCCAATTATGGCGAAATTGGCACTTTTTTAGTTTGTGCATGAGGACAGGTAGACACGCACAGGAAAACGCGCAAATGTGTGCAAAGCATGCAACGCATGGGATGTGGTCATTCGAATTGGTCGTGAATTCCCTTAACGATTAAGAGGAAGGGGCAACACAGATGAGGCATTTTCCCTCTTTCTAAAATGGTAATCCACAACATGATTATAGCTGGGAGATGTCGCCATTAAAGAGACACGATTGCTCCTCAGAAATGGCACACATTTATAAGTTTGCCTCTATttaaaggaatgaaaaggagggTGTCCATGCTCACAAGGAAGGATACACATGAACACGCATAATCGCTCATGCAGAGCGTGACTTGGTGTACTACTTCGTTCGTATCGCATACACCTTTCGCCCTTATCGGCATTGCCCAATGGAaagatactttttttttttttttttcctatttcaaAGATAAAATTTGTAAACAACTATCAGATGCAGTAGAATTCCTACGTGCGAGGTTCGTTCAGCGCTTCTTACCAACAGAAAGGGTGTCGCCCATAAGGCAAATGTTTCAATGCTCcctattttccttcattcataGCAGGCCAATAACGCGCTTACCTCTAGTTAGGGCAAAATTCTGGTGAGCCCTCAAGGGGAAAATCTTTTCATTACGTAACATTTTTAACCCTCTATTACATTTCTGCATGTACCTTCTTAAAAGCGTAGTGCACACATCTTGTTTGGATTTTCATAGCGATCGTGACAGACAGAAAAACAAGTGATACACGTCGGGTGGATCGATTTGGTGATTTACACATTATACAGGGATGGAtgcaccttcttttccttccgtgTGCTGACGACGTGTACTCCTTTTGTCTTTCCCTCAATCCCCAATGTAATTATCGGTAGGTGATACATGTTAACAGGAATAAACAATGTGGAGAGCTCTTCCATTCGTGCGCCCGATTGGTATAGTACATGCAGCTGCGCAAGGGGGGAATTGCCTCAGTCCACCGAATGGTACATagtgtttatatatgtatatttatgtgcTTAACCTGATCGGACACCAACCTGCGTAATATGCTACCTTGTACGGGAGAGCAGGTCATACCTATATAAAGGaattttatattatcatCAACATGCAGCATACGTACCTTTGGCGCTTTCCAAACCCAAGCGCTCTACATACTAATGCATAAGAAAATAGAAAGTTCTTTCTGaagtatttttcttttttaaaagtgggAAGTACGTATGGGTGCCAATGGAGGTACAGTTAATTTTTTGCCTTTAAgcatttttgcttcttttttttttttttcttcaaaatctTGGCATGttttgttgccttttttttttttttgtgtttcacTTGTGCGTCTCTTTCATCATTTCTTTATGattttccataattttttttttttttttgctcccttGCTGTCCCATTTAtaattgccttttttttttcttttttttttttcccctattaATTTTTGTCGAGCGGATGGATCAAAGTTTGGTCCATTTCGCCCCGGCCCCCTTTTCGTCCTTCCACGCACAAAATTAAGgctggaaaaaagaaatgtacaattttctgcgactgtttttttttttttttttttttccttttcctttttttgggtTTATCAATATAAGTTTGTCGGTTCGTAGGTAAATGCATATGGAATAATTCCcattcctcattccttcgcCAGGACAtaacttatttttcatttggtcCATATAATGGATGCTGAACAAGTGTATATAAATGTGGCATATTAtaatatgaaatatttttttcttttttctttttttttttttttttttttttgcgcacgAAAAATTATAAACCTGAGCgcataatatataaaaaatatatcaatacttatatatatacgtacccattttttaaaaaaaaagaaaattgagCGAGGCAAACGCGTGACACTTTACAATAACTATTCGTGAATtaattttacgaaaatgtaaatttatGAAACTGCAAAGTATGGGCATTCGTTAGTCgtatttgaagaagaaagaggaagCGAACCAAACGCAGTAACGCGAAAAACGCAAAACACAAATGCAATAACACGCAGAAAAAGCAGTGACGCGAAAAGAGCGAAGCACTCACGAAACAGTTTAGGCTAACCGAAccaaatttgaagaagaaaaagaaaaaaaaattgatttatatgtacttttacaaaataattaatcGTTCCAAAATAACTCTAGAAATGGTAGGAGCGTTTCAACAGTAAAAGAATTTATTGGCCAGTTTCTCGTCACaagaattttatttgtttggTGATTTCATTTTGGAGTGAAGTAATCTTTCATGCCTTTTgtttttcgcttttcctttttttttgtaaacgaGCATCTCTGAAGATATGCCTTTGCGTGCAAGAGCAGAATTGCATTATACCATAAGCGGTGAAGCTTGTCGGCAAGCAGCGCCCGATGTGCCAGCGTGTACAGGTTAAGAGAGCAATTCGCACAAACGTGCATAATACGTATACATAATAACAGGATGAATGCCTGACCCATTCAACCGCGTGTTATACGCACATCCAGAAGCGCATACGATTTATCAACTTTCATGTGCTCTGTACAACGTCCTTACGCAGTGGAATATTAGAGttgttcttttgtttttatcgtttccttttttgtgtccttccttccctcaCAGAACAAACGTATGCatttatacatgtgcatgctTTATGTATCTGTAAATGCCCCCTCGTTCCACATGACGCATACGTGCCAATAGTGTGCGCATAGCAGTCGCAGCAAACGAGCCTGTTTGTATATCGCTTTTGTTTTACGTAACTGAATTTTGCTGGGCGCGTTGTTTCTGACCGGGAGGATTTTTACCagttgtatatttttttttttttttttttgttctttgttatttattttattttttttttttatcgtgtCTGTAAATATAAGCAAATGAGTAGTCATATGTATAGGCATATGTTTAAGCATATACATAAGCGTACGTATATGTGAGACAGGAAGGTTcagctttctttttttttttttctttaagccaacacatacacacacaaagcACAGTCAGGAGATAAAAATGTCAGCGGCCGCCATAGGAGTCGAAAACAGAtatttaatgaaaaataaaaaaaacaacaacagcaCATGTGATAATATTAATGTAGACGTAAATCATATTATAAAAGATATATACGGATTTAAGCATGGCAGAAAGAGAAGTGTCCAGTTTATTAACGACGACACGTTATTGAATAACCAGGATATGAAGAAAATCAtaaagagaataaaaatcCAAGACAGCTATGGAAATAGCAGTACCGGTAAACATGGACAATGTGACCATGAGAATAAACAGGAGGAAGATTCATTGATGCTACCTCCAGAGGATGCCACTTGCAGCAATAGTGAAGATGCTGTTAAGATTGGCTCCGGGACCGATTCGGATAGAGGATCGGATAGCGGCTTGGATAATAGCCTCCACCATAGCAGAAGGCAAGACTGCACTAGTAACAACCACATGCGAAACGGCGACAAGCGTAGGTGCCCCCAAGAATATGACTACATGTGCGAAAACAATCACTTTGTAAAAAGACAGGCCAGTAGCAACAATATAGCTGGAATCAATTCCACAACGGAATCGTTAGCCCACCAGgaagaaaacagaaaaattttGTCCAAGCAGTTCGAACTCTGTATCGATAACGTCCTCGAGCATATTCGCTCGTGTAATGAAATTAATCAAGCtaagaaaattatgattCCCCTTCTAAGTGAATTTATACTAAACAATTTTATGTGTCTGGATGATCATGAGAGGATTCAAAATGgatacaaaataaatatcgACACTttgcagaaggagaaaaaagttcTAATAAGTGCTGTAAAAACGCAGtatcaaaaaattatacaattacaaaaattgGTAGATAgccaaaaatgtgaaattaaaaaaaaaagcgatgAGCTTAATCAGATAAAAGCCAAGGTGCATCAGTACTTCTACGACATTAACAATCCTAACAAGagaattttttctatattgTCCCCAGACGTGTACTAGGTTAATACGCACGTGCATGGAATGAGGGAATAGTTCCTACATATAACAGTACTTGATAGTTTACTAGGGTTAACTGCTTTCACCACACTTTTGTATACCTCTCTGTATGTCTTCCCCCCGAAGTACATAAACAGCGCACTTTCATTCCATACAGTAATCCTAATAATATAATTCGTGAGTGATGTACTGATTTCCCATAAGCACGTTAACAGTAAAAATGCAGTTGCCCATTTATATGCCAAGACGGATAATGGAGAAGTTAACcagtttactttttttttttttttttttttttttttttttatataatttgCACCCCTGGTGTTGGTAAATCTCACTACCAATATTCCCGTATGATCCTTAGCCACGAATAACTTTACCAGTTGACAGGAAGATTGTCCACactaataatttttttttctcatttttgatGTACGCACACGTGAGGGAGAAATTTGCATTCTTTTCCAGGACCCCAAGGgagagacaaaaaaaaaaaaaaagaagaaaaaaaattatatgcatTTCACCaggacacttttttttttttttttttttttatgttgttcctttttatttacattgCACATGAGCAGTAGCAATTCGTACATCGTTccgaaaaaggaggaggcagaaatgcatataaaattattttacacATCATGCTGCATGTGTGGGAGAAGGACACTTCCCTATATGCGGCGG
This DNA window, taken from Plasmodium knowlesi strain H genome assembly, chromosome: 13, encodes the following:
- a CDS encoding 60S ribosomal protein L10, putative, which produces MGRRPARCYRYCKNKPYPKSRYCRGVPDPKIRIYDMGRKKADVNEFSGVVHLVSYEYEQISSEALEAARISANKYMITNCGKDNFHLRVRVHPFHVLRINKMLSCAGADRLQTGMRGAFGKPNGVVARVDIGQVLLSIRTKENFIAKACEALRRAKYKFPGRQKVFVSNKWGFTNFSKDQYQEYKKKGRIISDGVSCKFIREKGPLDKIYKDINTVIES